Genomic DNA from Acipenser ruthenus chromosome 4, fAciRut3.2 maternal haplotype, whole genome shotgun sequence:
cgtaattgtaagtgactctgaaactgatgcacagttcaaacaccctagtctctgtaagtcgccttggataaaggcgtctgctaaataaacaaataataataaacaaataataaacacatgtttaaagctgctttgtatatTGGTCAGTGCagattctagaggcacatcatgccacaaacaaaagaaattcctgaagacctccggaaaaaaaagttgttgatgcctatcagtctggaaagggttacaaagccatttctaaggcactggggctccaccgaaccacagtcagagccatattgtccaaatggagaaagtttgggaaagtagtgaatcttcccaaaatctctccaagagcaaggcgtaaaatcgtccaggaagtcacacagaaccctagaacaacatccagggatctgcaggcctctctcgcctcggctaaggtcagttttcatgactccaccatcagaaagacactaggcaaaaatgggattcatggcagagtagcaaggcggaaaccgttgttcactaagaagaacatgaatgcttgtctcaagtttgccaaaaagcacctggatgatcctcaagagttctggaacaatgttctatggacagatgagtcaaaagtggaactttctggctgacatgggccccattatgtctggcgaaaaccaaacactgcattccacagtaagaacctcataccagtgGTCAAGCATgatggtggtagtgtcatggtttggggatgctttgctgcatcaggacctggatgccttgccatcattggaaccatgaattctgccaaaattcctccacggcgccttgagagactaatcaataactacaggaaacttttggttgcagttattgctgctaaaggtggcgtaaccagttattgagtctaaggggacgattactttttcacatgggggcattgggtgttgcataactttctttaataaataaatgaaatatgtatcaaatgtttgtgttatttgttgactcagggtcccttttatctatactaggttttggttgaagatctgataacattcagtttaaaatatgcaaaaatgcagaaaatcagacgggggaAATACTTTCACGGTActgtattacaaaagcataagtaagtgctacacatttatttaaaattaaaaacacagttatttatttatctgctttgcttgttttttttctcccaatttacagtaccagaactcctgttttttttttttttttttaaatcagatatACAGGACATTGTGGTGACAgaagttctgcgctggtgatgacctcataaatCGAAAGGTATAGAAAAAACATGCATcataaaaataaccaaaccaccaaagaccgtatttacctgctagatgctttccaaaatttggctggaaaaccacCATTCTGACAGCACTGTGGGGAAGTAGCCTATAAAAGTCGCATGCGAGGCGCATATATTACcgattaaatgttacctcaagctcaatgaacaaataaaacaggaatttgTATAATTTTTGTTTAAGAACATCTATATTTTATTGGCATTCCggtactttcagatttaggactacaccactgctggcatgtactgtacagtataataaacTGTAATCAGTaatcatatttaaataattacataaatactTAATATTAAATTACTCTAACCTTCAACATGTACTGGAACATAAGTTGCCACAGAATTGTTGGGAGAATAGTGCATGTTTCATTTTTCCCCAAAGAATATACGTTgtccattaaaatgtatttagataCCCTGTAGCTGTTTGTTAGTTGGCTATAAACAAGATGTATCAGAGCCTGGAAGGAGCTAGCTGGTGCCCAATAAACCAATACCTATTGCAAGTAGTGAACAAGCTGTATCaagcaggggctcccgagtggcgcatccagtaaaagcactcgctagagtgcaggatgcgctctatagcctggatttcgcgagttcgaatccagattattccacagccgaccgtggatgggagctcccagggggtggcgctcaattggccgagcgtcgcccggggggagggagggtttggttggccagggtgtcctcagctcaccgcgcaccagcgacccctgtagtctggccgggcgcctgcgggcttgcctgtaagctgcccagagctgcgttgtcctccaacgctgtagctctgaggcagctactcggtgagtctgcagagcgtaaagaagcgggtggctggtggtagtggtgagctgagcctaaaaataattgagcatttcaaattggggagaaaataataaaaactaattggcaacgactatagttaaaaaaaaaaaaaaaaaaaagctgcatcaAGCAGAACACGGCATTACTGTATGCAGGAAGATGAATAAACTGGCTGCACCCTGCATATGCAACATCAGTTTTCCACACTATGTAATGGGTCACACATTACATAGTAGAAAACATCATCTTCAATATGTATGAGAAAGttatttttaacttattttaagttTCTGGCACTTCTTTCTGATGTCTGAATCTGATTAAATATATTGTCTTCTATGTACtgaagaattacattttaaaccaagCAGATGTTACAGATTAATGTTTAGCAAAGACAAGGAATGTGAAAACCATCAAGATAATTGCTTTTCTGTTTTATCCACTCAATCTAATTGGCCTTATCCTGACCACATAATGTATACCACAGTGGAGTATTGGTAGACTTCCCAAAACTTGTGGGCTTGTCCATAGGTACAAATGAGCTACCTTCTTTTCTACTGCTATGAACAATAGGCTTCTGCTCACCAACAATTCTAGATTTAcctaaaaataaatgtagaatTTCTTGTTAGTGCTGCTTGTGATTTAAGTAGCAACATCACAAATGAAGACACGTGagaagaaagcaaaacattggtAAATGCAGGACCTACCTGGAACGATCTGAGTCTGCACCAAGTCCTTAATGTTGTTAGTGATGTCAGAGACCTGAGTCTGGAATTTCTGTACAGAATCCTTCAGTCCAAAGATGTCCTTGGAATGAGATTTCATGGTTCCATTGATCTGGTGAACGCAGTTCCACAGGCTGGTAACATGTTTGTTGAGGCCATCTTTGATCCTCTGCAGGCTGCCAGATATAGTATCCAGCTTGCTGCACACATTCTCAATGTTGCTCACTCTGCCATCCACATTGGAGACCTCCTTCTGGATGCCTTGTGTGCTTTCTTTGCACTGGCTGAGATCTTTGCTAACCTGAGTTCTTATCTGATCCAGCTTTTTCTTCACCTCGCTGACCTCACtactatttaaaacattttgggaGACATGGTTGTCCAGTGCCTCCTGCATTTTACTAACCTCTCCCATTAGGATGCGCTCCTTCTGTCCACAAGTAGAGTTAATGTGCAACAGAtctactgtgtatttacttacAACATCCTCTAGGCCTTTTACAGCACCATCCAAACCACTGACATTAACCTTCAGGGAATTGATTTCTCTCTCAATTGTCCCAATGTTATGGTGGTTGTGATGGACTGCCCTGATCTCTTTCTGGACAGTGCTGTCCAGTGTTCTGAGCTTTGCTGAATTTTCATCTACTTTCAATCGCAcattgtttaaattgttattgTAGGTCTCTAAATCGCTTATGACATTTTCCATACCTTCCGTATTGGATTTACATTCTGTAGAGCAGAGTTTCTCCACTCCTTTTAGCCTGTCCTCTAGGCGTTCAATCTCATTGTTAAACAGATTCTTATTGGATCCCAGTTCCCTCTGTATTGCAGATACCAATCCATTGGAAGAACCATTCCTTAACTCAACAAGCATGTTGCCATACTGGTCTTCTATAGACTTCAGCCTCTCGTCTAGCAATTCCTTCAGACCATCCACCTCTTCTGCAATATGTGTGCTGAGTTTCTCTTCTATGTAAAAGCAGTGCACTTCAGAGTTCTTTTCAGTGATATTCATTTTAGCCTCAAGGTCTTCAAGGCGTTCAGCAAAAATATCTTCTAACTGAAGCGTTGTGAAACGCGCCACTTCATTGTCCAGCCTTGCGTTGAGTGCCATGTTGGCTTCAGCAATACGCTGGATCTTTCTATCAAGGTCATTTGTCTGGTCTTTCGCTTGGGAACCCGAATTACAGCAAATAGTCTTTCCAGTCCCTTGTGATTCCTCCATCTCAGACCTGAGGTCACTGATCTCTTTCCTCAGATCAGCCTCTTTTGTCTCTAAGAGCTCTGTCAATCCAAGGTAGTTGGTTTCTTGTTCTTCGCACTCCTGCTGCACGGACAGTATTTTGTAGTCGCAGGAACTCTTTAGATCGGCCATCTTTATCTCAATTCCTTCAAGCATCTCATCTCTCAGCTTGTCAAACTTGCTGTCTATATACACCTGATGAATTTCGAAAGATGATGCAGTAGCAGGAGGACCACGGACAGTCTCCATGAGCTGTCTCAACTGTCCATCATGGTCACTCACCTTCCCATTCAAGTCTTCCAGCATGACACTTTTGCTTGATAAGGTGTCTGAAACATCTTTAAGTTTAGACATGATCTCTTCCATCCCATCCTGCTCTCTGCCATACCCAAAGCCTGGTAATTGAATACTTTCAGTCTCCCCTCCATGGGCACTGTCAGGCACTTTTAGATTGTTCAACAGCGTCACCAGCATTTTGCTGGTGTCCTCCTGGATGTTCACTCTTAGGTTATCATTCATCCCTGTAATGGcagactgcagttcaagcacagtcTGGGAAAGCCGCTGCACCTCATCCTCCAGCTGCTCTATTTTCTCTCCTTGATTATCCTTGGGTGTCACTTTTAGTTCTGGTActgcaagtaaaaaaaatgcaatattaatatttaaacactGTACATAAGCTAATCATGAATGTAATGCAAATGGTGAAAATCCAAGGCATTCAACCGGTCTTACGTTCTCCAGGATTGTAAAAGCCCCTGAAGCATTTCTTCAAGTCAAGACGTACAAACAGCGCAAACATTTGGAAAAGCTTACAAATTGGCATTTTGCTTTTAAGTTGGCATATGCTCTGTTCTCATGGAAACTTCAACAGACACATATAAACATTTAGATGCAGGCAATTAGAGCATGAAAAAAGAATTCTCAGAGGAGGCAACTCCCATAATGCAACATACTATGACTAGTCTCTAAAGCATTTCAATGTCAATAAAGGAAGTGTGTGCTGTGAAGTACTGCAGTAAAAACATTTGGGGGTGATTATTTAAGATGCACAGTATATCGCCAGGGTTATCCAACTAGTAGAATTACAGTAACTGCATTAAATTGACCAATCAGTTAAGCCAGTTATTCAAATTTTAAGGTCATcatgtttcattttaatataaatggttGGAAAGACCATTAACACTTAAGATTTcaattacatgagagtaggtgttaaaatgtcatgctgatattggactcagctctcaccaagataagcaccaactaagacctAGCTTCTtttaatgtgatccatctgcgtttccttccatctgatgacatagatatccttctgcctggtgttgatggctgaagtgtaatgctggctccagggatcagcctattttgcccccctagcgcatcagcacacacaacggttgCAATGCTGGCTCGCAGGGATCAatcacagtgcggcctccctagtgcatcaacatgacaactgtctggattgaacTGAGTAGGATACTtccctgg
This window encodes:
- the LOC117399754 gene encoding EMILIN-2-like — translated: MYALKTTSKMKQMQTGTGQNLLIFCILISCSLIYATPSSSRYNLFSPGAAYSGSASRPSNRNKNWCAHIVYKNVTCTVLDGIGNDMQAEYRTYFRPTYKIAYKTVTELEWKCCPGFRGADCKEVKEGPPKQTSLGPNTAPIPIQHGSIPELKVTPKDNQGEKIEQLEDEVQRLSQTVLELQSAITGMNDNLRVNIQEDTSKMLVTLLNNLKVPDSAHGGETESIQLPGFGYGREQDGMEEIMSKLKDVSDTLSSKSVMLEDLNGKVSDHDGQLRQLMETVRGPPATASSFEIHQVYIDSKFDKLRDEMLEGIEIKMADLKSSCDYKILSVQQECEEQETNYLGLTELLETKEADLRKEISDLRSEMEESQGTGKTICCNSGSQAKDQTNDLDRKIQRIAEANMALNARLDNEVARFTTLQLEDIFAERLEDLEAKMNITEKNSEVHCFYIEEKLSTHIAEEVDGLKELLDERLKSIEDQYGNMLVELRNGSSNGLVSAIQRELGSNKNLFNNEIERLEDRLKGVEKLCSTECKSNTEGMENVISDLETYNNNLNNVRLKVDENSAKLRTLDSTVQKEIRAVHHNHHNIGTIEREINSLKVNVSGLDGAVKGLEDVVSKYTVDLLHINSTCGQKERILMGEVSKMQEALDNHVSQNVLNSSEVSEVKKKLDQIRTQVSKDLSQCKESTQGIQKEVSNVDGRVSNIENVCSKLDTISGSLQRIKDGLNKHVTSLWNCVHQINGTMKSHSKDIFGLKDSVQKFQTQVSDITNNIKDLVQTQIVPEKGDTGLPTMPRAPVRPITPILHEPGPPRQRVPVISRPHVPVTARPHVPVTSKPRVPIVPRQREVVMETGEAGPPGTVLKKVAVLPEGTDGFMPDFKGFAGAPGYLLTPTSYKPDVIPGRPPLKPTSFKPNVIPGSSFDMAEPFSFSAGLTQKPFPGDVGVIRFNKVLVNDGGHYNPRTGILTAPCRGRYLISAVLVPERDERVEAVLSVSHESVLRLDTSGYRKELLEYNKPSLGQQACGGTGTFNVILNLKQGDEVSIVVTAGKLAYTQSNEIFSTYSGVFLYPPPSRK